A part of Winslowiella toletana genomic DNA contains:
- a CDS encoding bifunctional helix-turn-helix transcriptional regulator/GNAT family N-acetyltransferase, which translates to MTDKTLSERAELVRQFNRFYSRQIDKLNQQLLSSEFSLTEVRVLHELLMHPQLTTSAICRQLSLNIGYLSRVISGLENQRLITKTRSTEDARVLQLQLTDKGLTRIELLNALAQQQLMAMLEPLSATQQQQLTNAMNQIEGLLGSPAPGYILRDPQPGDLGMVVHHNALLYATEYGWSSEFEARVAEIVAKYLREFVPGKARCWIAEKAGKLVGSVFVVREDDDTARLRVLYVDASARGLGIGHRLVEEALTFARQAGYKKMVLSTYSILIAAAKIYQQTGFRLTEEQARHRFGKDLVDQLWIRDL; encoded by the coding sequence ATGACCGACAAGACGCTGTCTGAGCGTGCAGAGTTGGTGCGCCAGTTTAACCGCTTCTATAGCCGTCAGATCGATAAGCTTAACCAGCAACTGCTTAGCAGCGAATTCTCACTGACTGAAGTGCGGGTGCTGCATGAACTGCTGATGCATCCTCAGCTGACCACGTCCGCTATCTGCCGCCAGCTGAGCCTGAATATTGGCTATCTGAGTCGGGTGATTTCTGGTCTCGAAAACCAGCGACTGATCACCAAAACCCGTTCAACCGAAGATGCCCGCGTGTTGCAGCTGCAACTGACAGATAAGGGACTGACACGCATTGAGTTGCTTAACGCGCTGGCGCAGCAGCAGCTGATGGCGATGCTGGAGCCGCTTTCCGCCACGCAGCAACAGCAGCTGACCAATGCGATGAACCAGATTGAGGGGCTGCTTGGCAGTCCGGCGCCGGGATATATTTTGCGCGATCCGCAGCCTGGCGATCTGGGGATGGTGGTGCATCATAATGCGCTGCTGTATGCCACGGAGTATGGCTGGAGTAGCGAATTTGAAGCGAGGGTGGCGGAGATTGTGGCGAAATATCTGCGGGAATTTGTACCCGGTAAAGCGCGCTGCTGGATTGCTGAAAAAGCCGGCAAGCTGGTCGGCTCGGTTTTTGTGGTGCGTGAGGATGATGACACCGCGCGTCTGCGGGTGTTGTATGTTGATGCCAGCGCGCGCGGACTGGGGATCGGCCATCGACTGGTGGAAGAAGCGCTGACCTTTGCCCGCCAAGCCGGCTATAAAAAAATGGTGCTGTCGACTTACAGCATACTGATTGCGGCCGCGAAAATTTATCAGCAGACTGGCTTCAGGCTGACAGAAGAGCAAGCGCGGCACCGCTTCGGTAAGGACCTGGTGGATCAGCTATGGATCCGCGATCTGTGA
- a CDS encoding bestrophin family protein has protein sequence MIIRPHRHWFIRLFAWHGSVLPGILFRLALNLAMSVIAIFCLGWYESLGVKLTLAPFSLLGVSIAIFLGFRNSVCYARFTEARQLWGGLLIACRTIQRQALAICPHEVPRVTTLLMAFCYSMKHQLRGSDAREDLTRYLGSEAEIVLQRRAPTNFIELQLSQWLAEQRRRGNVSDMVYVSMDQSLNQLTQVLGGCERLASMPVPFAYGLLLHRTVYLFCTLLPFALVPDLHYMTPLVSVFIAYTFLSLDTLAEELETPFGYASNHLPMDAMCTNIEINLREMNNETLLPDAIRPDAQFRVT, from the coding sequence ATGATCATCCGCCCCCATCGTCACTGGTTTATCCGCCTGTTTGCCTGGCACGGCTCGGTGCTGCCCGGCATTCTGTTTCGTCTCGCTCTTAATCTGGCGATGTCCGTTATCGCCATCTTCTGCCTTGGCTGGTATGAGTCGCTGGGCGTGAAGTTAACGCTGGCGCCTTTTAGTCTGCTCGGGGTGTCGATTGCTATCTTTCTTGGTTTTCGTAACAGCGTTTGCTATGCCCGTTTTACCGAAGCGCGCCAGTTATGGGGCGGCTTGCTGATTGCCTGTCGCACCATTCAGCGTCAGGCGCTGGCAATCTGTCCCCATGAAGTGCCACGCGTCACCACCTTGCTGATGGCGTTTTGTTACAGCATGAAGCACCAGCTGCGCGGCAGCGATGCGCGCGAAGATCTGACTCGCTATCTCGGCAGTGAAGCAGAGATTGTGCTGCAACGCCGCGCACCGACCAATTTTATCGAGTTACAGCTGTCGCAATGGCTGGCTGAGCAGCGCCGGCGGGGCAATGTGTCCGATATGGTGTATGTCAGTATGGACCAGAGTCTGAATCAGCTGACCCAGGTGCTGGGCGGCTGTGAGCGGCTGGCGAGTATGCCGGTGCCCTTTGCTTATGGCCTGCTGCTGCATCGCACGGTATATCTGTTCTGTACGCTGCTGCCGTTTGCACTGGTGCCGGACCTGCACTATATGACGCCGCTGGTATCGGTCTTTATCGCCTATACCTTCCTGTCGCTGGATACGCTGGCGGAAGAGCTGGAGACGCCGTTTGGCTATGCCAGTAACCATCTGCCGATGGATGCCATGTGCACCAATATTGAGATCAATCTGCGCGAGATGAATAACGAAACGCTGTTGCCGGATGCCATCCGTCCGGATGCGCAGTTCCGTGTAACCTGA
- a CDS encoding porin OmpC, which yields MMKHNVIAVVVPLLLGLGSAQAAEIYNKDGNKLALDGKINAGHVFTKDDNSDGDSTYIRLGFKGETQITDQLTGYGRWQYQFQGNNSESDADAQSGNKTRLGFAGLKYGNLGSFDYGRNYGLIYDALASTDMLPKFGGDSGYTDAFLAGRSTGVATYRNSGFFGLVDGLDIGLQYQGKNDRGTDTNGIRRSNGDGYALSAAYNLDLGLSFTGAFASLDRTEGQNAASRGEGERAQSWATSVKYDANQVYLATMYGETLNATPISGGYANKAQNFEAVAQYQFLNGLRPSLAYVSSKAKDVEEIGSVDLFKYVAVGTYYYFNKNMVFYAEYKINLLDSDNALGLANDDVTGVGLTYQF from the coding sequence ATGATGAAGCATAACGTAATTGCAGTGGTAGTCCCTCTGCTGCTGGGGCTCGGTAGTGCGCAGGCGGCAGAGATTTATAACAAGGACGGTAATAAGCTGGCGCTGGATGGTAAAATTAACGCTGGCCATGTGTTTACCAAAGACGATAACAGCGATGGCGACTCCACCTATATCCGTTTAGGGTTTAAAGGCGAGACGCAAATCACCGACCAGCTGACTGGCTATGGCCGCTGGCAGTACCAGTTCCAGGGCAACAATTCCGAGAGTGATGCGGATGCGCAGAGCGGCAACAAAACCCGTTTAGGCTTTGCAGGTCTGAAATATGGCAACCTGGGCTCATTCGATTACGGCCGCAACTACGGTCTGATCTATGACGCGCTGGCCTCCACCGATATGCTGCCAAAATTTGGTGGCGACTCCGGCTACACTGACGCCTTCCTCGCCGGTCGCTCCACGGGCGTAGCCACTTACCGTAACAGCGGCTTCTTTGGTCTGGTTGATGGCCTGGATATCGGCCTGCAGTATCAGGGTAAAAACGATCGTGGCACCGATACTAACGGTATTCGCCGCTCGAACGGTGATGGTTATGCGCTCTCTGCGGCTTACAACCTTGACCTCGGCCTGTCATTTACCGGTGCTTTCGCCAGTCTTGACCGCACTGAAGGCCAGAACGCGGCTTCGCGCGGTGAAGGCGAGCGCGCGCAGTCATGGGCAACCTCGGTTAAGTACGATGCTAACCAGGTTTACCTGGCGACCATGTATGGCGAAACGCTGAATGCCACCCCAATCAGCGGTGGCTACGCCAACAAAGCGCAGAACTTCGAAGCCGTGGCCCAGTACCAGTTCCTGAACGGTCTGCGTCCGTCTCTGGCCTATGTGTCATCAAAAGCCAAAGATGTTGAAGAGATCGGCAGTGTCGACCTGTTTAAATACGTTGCAGTAGGCACCTACTACTACTTCAATAAAAACATGGTGTTCTACGCAGAATACAAAATTAACCTGCTGGATAGCGATAACGCCCTCGGCCTGGCTAACGATGATGTCACCGGTGTTGGCCTGACTTACCAGTTCTGA
- a CDS encoding DUF2474 domain-containing protein encodes MQFIQRMTQKNLKQPWWKRVYWMLIIWFGSVLALFIIASLFRALMSAAGLKLH; translated from the coding sequence ATGCAATTTATCCAGCGGATGACGCAGAAGAACCTGAAACAGCCGTGGTGGAAGAGAGTGTACTGGATGCTGATTATCTGGTTCGGCAGTGTACTGGCGCTGTTTATTATCGCCAGCCTGTTTCGCGCATTAATGAGCGCCGCCGGTTTAAAACTTCATTAA
- the cydB gene encoding cytochrome d ubiquinol oxidase subunit II, with product MGIDLALIWFIIIVFSILMYVVMDGFDLGIGLLYPLVPDTEDRDVMMNTVAPVWDGNETWLVMGGAGLFGAFPLAYAVILDALTIPLTIMLIGLIFRGVAFEFRFKATPAHRPFWDKSFIGGSFVATFAQGVVLGAFLNGFPVAGRTWSGSAFDWLTPFSLFCGLGLVVAYALLGCSWLIIKTEGELLLRMRKLARPLLLALLVILAIVSAWTPLSHTAIAERWFSFPNLFFFLPVPVLVLLVSWGLWRSAWNRDAHYSPFMLTLGLVFLGFSGLGISIWPNLIPPDITFRAASSPPQSQGFMLVGALFIIPLILVYTLWSYYVFRGKVKPEHGYH from the coding sequence ATGGGTATCGATCTTGCTCTGATTTGGTTCATCATCATCGTGTTCAGCATCCTGATGTATGTGGTGATGGATGGTTTCGACCTCGGTATCGGCCTGCTCTATCCGTTAGTGCCGGACACGGAGGATCGCGATGTGATGATGAACACCGTCGCGCCGGTATGGGATGGCAATGAAACCTGGCTGGTAATGGGTGGCGCCGGACTGTTTGGCGCCTTTCCCCTCGCCTATGCGGTGATCCTCGATGCGCTGACCATTCCGCTGACCATTATGCTGATCGGGCTGATATTTCGCGGCGTTGCCTTTGAATTTCGTTTTAAGGCGACACCCGCACACCGCCCGTTTTGGGATAAGTCATTTATCGGCGGCTCCTTTGTGGCGACTTTTGCGCAAGGCGTGGTGCTCGGCGCTTTCCTGAATGGCTTTCCGGTGGCGGGACGCACATGGAGCGGCTCGGCGTTTGACTGGCTGACCCCTTTCAGTCTGTTCTGCGGGCTGGGATTAGTGGTCGCCTATGCGCTGCTGGGGTGCAGCTGGCTGATTATTAAAACGGAAGGTGAGCTGCTGTTACGGATGCGTAAGCTGGCCCGTCCGTTGCTGCTGGCGCTGCTGGTGATTCTGGCGATTGTCAGCGCCTGGACACCACTGTCACACACTGCAATTGCCGAACGTTGGTTTAGCTTCCCTAATCTGTTCTTTTTCCTGCCGGTACCGGTCCTGGTGCTGCTGGTCTCATGGGGATTGTGGCGCAGCGCGTGGAACCGCGACGCCCATTATTCGCCATTTATGCTGACGCTGGGGTTAGTGTTCCTCGGATTCAGCGGACTGGGCATCAGCATCTGGCCGAACCTGATCCCGCCGGATATCACTTTCCGCGCCGCCTCCTCACCGCCACAAAGCCAGGGTTTTATGCTGGTTGGCGCGCTGTTTATCATCCCACTTATTCTGGTCTATACCCTGTGGAGTTACTATGTGTTCCGCGGCAAGGTTAAACCAGAACACGGTTATCACTGA
- a CDS encoding cytochrome ubiquinol oxidase subunit I produces MFGLDAFELARIQFAFTVSFHIIFPAITIGLASFLMVLEALWLKTKDDTWRDLYHFWLKIFAVNFGMGVVSGLVMAYQFGTNWSGFSAFAGSIAGPLLTYEVLTAFFLEAGFLGVMMFGWNRVGPGLHFFSTCMVALGTLMSTFWILASNSFMHTPQGYEIVNNQLIPVDWLKVVFNPSFPYRLLHMATAAFLASTFFVGASGAWHLLRGNKSPAVKRMFSMAMWMALIVAPIQAGIGDAHGLNTLKYQPAKIAAIEGHWENKNSDPTPLILFGWPDMQAEQTKYALEVPYLGSLILTHSLDKQIPALKSFPPEDRPNSTVVFWSFRIMVALGLLMITAGVWSLWLRLRHRLYDQRWFHRFVLLMGPSGLLAILAGWFTTEIGRQPWVVYGLLRTRDAVSAHGALQMSVSLLAFVLVYGSVFGVGLIYLLKLVARGPQPYEEHAPEGGPGTPRTPARPLSAADDAFDQPQRKQ; encoded by the coding sequence ATGTTCGGTTTAGACGCATTCGAACTGGCAAGGATACAATTCGCTTTTACCGTCTCTTTCCATATTATTTTTCCGGCGATCACTATCGGGCTGGCCAGCTTCCTGATGGTGCTGGAAGCCTTATGGCTGAAGACCAAAGACGATACCTGGCGCGATCTGTATCATTTCTGGCTCAAAATATTTGCCGTTAACTTCGGTATGGGGGTGGTTTCCGGACTGGTGATGGCCTATCAGTTCGGCACTAACTGGAGTGGTTTTTCCGCTTTTGCCGGCAGCATTGCCGGCCCGCTATTAACCTATGAGGTACTGACTGCTTTCTTCCTTGAAGCAGGCTTCCTTGGCGTCATGATGTTTGGCTGGAACCGGGTGGGACCGGGGCTGCACTTCTTCTCTACCTGTATGGTGGCGCTCGGCACCCTGATGTCGACCTTCTGGATTCTGGCGTCGAACAGCTTTATGCATACGCCGCAGGGCTATGAGATTGTCAATAATCAGCTGATCCCGGTCGACTGGCTGAAAGTAGTGTTTAACCCCTCCTTCCCTTATCGCCTGCTGCATATGGCTACCGCCGCTTTCCTTGCCAGCACCTTTTTTGTCGGCGCCTCAGGAGCGTGGCATCTGCTGCGCGGCAATAAAAGTCCGGCGGTAAAACGCATGTTTTCCATGGCGATGTGGATGGCGCTGATCGTGGCGCCGATTCAGGCCGGTATCGGGGATGCCCATGGCTTAAACACCCTGAAATACCAGCCAGCGAAAATCGCCGCAATTGAAGGTCACTGGGAGAATAAAAACAGCGATCCAACCCCGCTGATTCTGTTTGGCTGGCCGGATATGCAGGCGGAACAGACGAAATATGCGCTTGAAGTGCCATACCTCGGCAGCCTGATTCTGACCCACAGCCTCGACAAACAGATACCGGCGCTGAAAAGCTTCCCGCCGGAGGATCGGCCAAATTCCACTGTGGTCTTCTGGTCGTTCCGCATTATGGTGGCGCTGGGACTACTGATGATCACCGCCGGTGTCTGGAGTCTGTGGCTGCGCTTGCGTCACCGTCTGTACGATCAGCGCTGGTTCCACCGCTTTGTGCTGCTGATGGGGCCGTCCGGTCTGCTGGCGATTCTGGCTGGCTGGTTTACCACCGAAATTGGCCGCCAGCCGTGGGTGGTGTATGGCCTGCTGCGCACCCGCGATGCGGTATCGGCCCATGGCGCGTTACAAATGTCGGTCAGTCTGCTGGCTTTCGTGCTGGTGTATGGCTCGGTATTTGGCGTTGGTCTGATCTATCTGCTGAAGCTGGTGGCGCGCGGCCCACAACCTTATGAAGAACATGCGCCGGAAGGCGGACCTGGCACGCCGCGCACGCCTGCGCGTCCGCTGTCCGCCGCCGATGATGCTTTTGATCAACCACAGAGGAAACAGTAA
- a CDS encoding aspartate aminotransferase family protein, producing the protein MQQSVSRENFDQWMVPTYAPASFVPVKAEGSTLWDQNNKDYIDFAGGIAVNALGHAHPELQLALQQQAARLWHTGNGYTNEPILRLAKQLIDATFAERVFFCNSGAEANEAALKLARKYAHDHFGSQKSGIVAFNNAFHGRTLFTVTAGGQPAYSRDFAPLPEAISHAEFNNLASAAALINDDTCAVIVEPIQGEGGVLPAEPAFLRGLRELCDKHHALLIFDEVQTGVGRTGSLYAYMHYGVTPDVLSTAKALGGGFPIGAMLTTEKLAAVMGVGTHGTTYGGNPLAGAVAGKVIELINRPDVMDGVGLRHRWFIDGLNAINQRLHLFKEIRGLGLLIGCVLNEDYSGKARQFNLAAAELGVMVLIAGASVVRFAPSLVISEQEVKLGLARFERACEVVVKGAGV; encoded by the coding sequence ATGCAACAGTCAGTATCACGTGAGAATTTTGATCAGTGGATGGTGCCAACCTATGCACCTGCCAGCTTTGTACCGGTCAAAGCCGAGGGGTCTACGCTGTGGGATCAAAACAATAAAGATTATATCGATTTTGCTGGTGGCATCGCAGTGAACGCGCTTGGCCACGCTCATCCTGAATTACAGCTGGCGTTACAACAGCAGGCGGCACGCCTGTGGCATACCGGTAACGGTTATACCAACGAGCCGATTTTACGTCTGGCGAAGCAGCTGATTGACGCCACCTTTGCCGAGCGGGTGTTCTTCTGTAACTCCGGTGCGGAAGCTAATGAGGCGGCGCTGAAGCTGGCGCGTAAATATGCCCATGATCATTTCGGCAGCCAGAAGAGCGGTATTGTGGCGTTTAATAATGCCTTCCATGGCCGCACGCTGTTTACCGTGACGGCGGGCGGTCAGCCAGCTTACTCCCGCGATTTTGCTCCGTTACCGGAAGCGATCAGCCATGCGGAGTTTAACAATTTAGCCTCCGCCGCGGCGCTGATTAATGATGATACCTGTGCGGTGATTGTCGAACCGATTCAGGGCGAAGGCGGCGTGTTGCCAGCAGAACCGGCCTTTTTACGCGGGCTGCGTGAACTCTGCGATAAGCATCACGCGCTGCTGATTTTTGATGAAGTGCAGACCGGCGTGGGCCGTACCGGTTCGCTGTATGCCTATATGCACTATGGCGTCACGCCGGATGTGCTCTCCACTGCTAAAGCGCTGGGCGGCGGTTTTCCGATCGGCGCGATGCTGACCACGGAAAAACTGGCGGCTGTAATGGGTGTCGGTACCCACGGCACGACCTATGGCGGTAATCCGCTGGCCGGGGCAGTGGCGGGGAAAGTCATCGAACTGATTAATCGCCCGGATGTGATGGATGGCGTGGGTCTGCGTCACCGCTGGTTTATCGATGGCCTGAATGCGATTAATCAGCGCCTGCATCTGTTTAAAGAGATCCGTGGCTTAGGCCTGCTGATTGGCTGTGTGTTGAACGAGGATTACAGCGGTAAAGCCAGACAGTTTAACCTCGCCGCCGCCGAACTGGGGGTGATGGTGCTGATCGCTGGCGCCAGCGTGGTGCGTTTTGCGCCGTCACTGGTGATCAGCGAACAGGAAGTGAAGCTGGGTCTGGCGCGCTTTGAGCGTGCCTGCGAAGTGGTTGTGAAAGGAGCAGGGGTATGA
- the astA gene encoding arginine N-succinyltransferase: MMVIRPVERDDLPQLLALAGKTGGGLTSLPADSDTLSARIERSIQTWQDALPRAEQGYVFVLADSDSNRAVGICAIEVAVGLQDPWYNFRVGTQVHASKELNVYNNLPTLSLSNDHTGSSELCTLFLDADYRDGKNGYLLSKSRFLFMAEFRDRFMDKVVAEMRGVSDENGRSPFWDSVGSRFFSMAFADADFLSGTGQKSFIAELMPKHPLYIDYLSPEAQAVIGQVHPQTAPARAVLEAEGFRYQNYVDIFDGGPTLECDIDRVRAIRKSRLLTVAISDAPANETLPLCLVANNDYRRFRVLLLRADPKCDAITINPEVAAVMACQPGDSLRVVKLFTEERKA; this comes from the coding sequence ATGATGGTTATTCGTCCCGTTGAGCGCGACGATTTGCCGCAACTGCTGGCGCTGGCGGGTAAAACCGGTGGCGGTCTGACCTCGTTGCCTGCCGACAGCGATACGCTGTCGGCGCGGATCGAACGCTCAATCCAAACCTGGCAGGATGCATTGCCGCGTGCGGAACAGGGATATGTCTTTGTGCTGGCTGACAGCGACAGCAACCGGGCGGTGGGCATTTGCGCCATTGAGGTTGCTGTGGGTCTGCAGGATCCCTGGTATAACTTTCGCGTCGGCACCCAGGTGCATGCGTCGAAAGAGCTGAATGTCTATAACAATCTGCCGACGCTGTCCCTGAGCAATGACCATACCGGTAGCAGCGAACTCTGTACGCTGTTTCTCGATGCGGATTATCGCGACGGGAAAAATGGCTATCTGCTGTCGAAATCACGCTTTCTGTTTATGGCGGAATTTCGCGATCGTTTTATGGATAAAGTGGTGGCTGAGATGCGCGGCGTCAGCGATGAAAACGGGCGTTCTCCTTTCTGGGACAGTGTCGGCAGTCGCTTCTTTTCGATGGCCTTTGCGGATGCTGATTTTCTCAGTGGCACCGGGCAGAAATCCTTTATTGCCGAGCTGATGCCGAAACATCCGCTGTATATCGATTATCTGTCGCCGGAAGCGCAGGCGGTGATTGGTCAGGTGCATCCGCAAACCGCCCCGGCGCGCGCGGTACTGGAAGCGGAAGGCTTTCGCTATCAGAACTATGTCGATATTTTTGACGGCGGTCCGACGCTGGAGTGCGATATCGATCGGGTGCGCGCGATTCGTAAAAGCCGCCTGCTGACGGTCGCTATCAGTGATGCGCCAGCTAACGAGACGCTGCCGCTGTGTCTGGTGGCCAACAACGATTACCGCCGTTTCCGCGTGCTGTTGCTGCGCGCCGATCCGAAATGCGACGCCATCACCATTAACCCTGAAGTGGCCGCAGTGATGGCGTGTCAGCCGGGCGACAGTCTGCGGGTGGTGAAACTGTTTACCGAGGAGAGAAAAGCATGA
- the astD gene encoding succinylglutamate-semialdehyde dehydrogenase encodes MTHCINGQWITGSGDNVTKCDPVDGVQLWQGKTASAGQVVAACEAARAAFPGWARRPFAERQAITEKFAALLEQHKDDLTATIARETGKPRWEAQTEVQAMINKVAISVKAYHARTGEQQEGESALRHRPHGVMAVFGPYNFPGHLPNGHIVPALLAGNTVVFKPSELTPLTAEKTVRLWHSAGVPGGVLNLLQGGRDTGQALAQDKQVDGLLFTGSASTGYQLHRQFAGQPEKMLALEMGGNNALIVEDPDDIDAAVHIAVQSAFITAGQRCTCARRLLVKRGASGDAFLARLAAVAGRLRVGRWDDEMQPFMGSVISPQAAERIYHEWQARVDAGGKVLLAMQWPQRDSAILTPGIIDVTNLKNLPDEEVFGPLLAVIRYDDYDHAIYLANSTRYGLSCGLISPDRSKFDRLLIEARAGIVNWNKPLTGASSSAPFGGIGASGNHRASAWYAADYCAWPMASLESPQLTLPATLSPGLDFSATGEQK; translated from the coding sequence ATGACGCACTGTATTAATGGTCAATGGATCACCGGTAGCGGTGACAATGTCACTAAATGTGATCCGGTTGACGGTGTTCAGCTGTGGCAGGGGAAAACCGCCAGCGCCGGACAGGTGGTTGCCGCCTGCGAAGCGGCGCGTGCAGCTTTCCCCGGCTGGGCGCGTCGTCCGTTTGCTGAACGTCAGGCGATTACTGAGAAATTCGCCGCGCTGCTGGAGCAGCATAAAGACGATCTGACGGCCACTATCGCCCGCGAAACCGGTAAACCACGTTGGGAAGCGCAGACCGAAGTGCAGGCGATGATCAATAAAGTGGCGATCTCGGTGAAAGCTTATCATGCCCGCACCGGCGAGCAGCAGGAGGGCGAAAGTGCCTTACGTCACCGGCCGCACGGCGTGATGGCGGTGTTTGGCCCCTATAATTTCCCCGGGCATTTGCCGAACGGCCATATTGTGCCGGCGCTGCTGGCAGGGAATACCGTGGTGTTCAAACCCAGTGAACTGACGCCGCTGACTGCGGAGAAAACCGTGCGTTTGTGGCACAGCGCGGGAGTGCCGGGCGGCGTGCTGAATCTGTTACAGGGCGGGCGCGATACCGGCCAGGCGCTGGCGCAGGATAAACAGGTTGATGGCCTGCTGTTTACCGGCAGCGCCAGTACCGGCTACCAGCTGCATCGCCAGTTCGCCGGACAACCGGAAAAAATGCTGGCGCTGGAAATGGGCGGGAATAACGCGCTGATTGTCGAAGATCCGGATGATATTGATGCGGCAGTGCATATTGCTGTTCAGTCGGCGTTTATTACTGCCGGACAGCGCTGTACCTGTGCGCGCCGCCTGCTGGTTAAACGCGGCGCCAGTGGCGATGCCTTCCTGGCGCGTCTGGCGGCGGTGGCCGGGCGGCTGCGTGTCGGACGCTGGGATGATGAGATGCAGCCGTTTATGGGCAGCGTGATCTCGCCGCAGGCGGCAGAGCGTATTTATCACGAATGGCAGGCGCGCGTGGATGCAGGTGGCAAGGTGCTGCTGGCGATGCAGTGGCCGCAACGCGACAGCGCCATCCTGACGCCGGGGATTATTGATGTCACTAACCTGAAAAATCTGCCAGATGAAGAGGTATTCGGGCCGTTGCTGGCGGTGATCCGCTACGACGATTACGACCATGCGATTTATCTGGCTAATAGCACACGTTACGGTCTCTCATGTGGTTTGATCTCGCCTGACCGGAGCAAATTTGACCGGCTGCTGATTGAAGCGCGCGCCGGGATCGTTAACTGGAATAAACCGCTGACCGGCGCTTCCAGTAGCGCGCCGTTTGGCGGTATTGGCGCCTCCGGCAACCATCGCGCCAGCGCCTGGTATGCGGCGGATTACTGCGCATGGCCGATGGCGTCGCTGGAGAGTCCGCAGTTAACCCTGCCCGCCACTCTGTCACCGGGACTGGATTTTAGCGCAACAGGAGAGCAGAAATGA
- the astB gene encoding N-succinylarginine dihydrolase, with protein MTAREVNFDGLVGLTHHYAGLSFGNEASTRNQHQQSNPRLAAKQGLLKMKALADLGFAQGVIPPHERPNIAALRQLGFSGSDAQVLAKAAKQAPKLLLAVSSASAMWVANAATVSPSADSGDRRVHFTVANLNNKFHRAMEAPTTEGLLSAIFRDADYFSVHPALPQVALFGDEGAANHNRLGAEYGDPGVQLFVYGREEASSGLIPARYPARQTREASEAVARLHQLPASSTLFAQQNPAVIDQGVFHNDVIAVSNQQVLFCHQHAFLHQPQLLAQLQQRVSGFCAIEVPDHRVSVSDAVSTYLFNSQLLSRSPGEMLLVLPEEARQHPGVWRYLNELVASGGPIREMKVFDLRESMCNGGGPACLRLRVVLTAQEQAAVNPAVMMNDHLFATLNQWVDRYYRDRLSADDLADPQLLSEGREALDQLTKLLDLGNVYDFQK; from the coding sequence ATGACCGCCCGTGAAGTCAATTTTGATGGTCTGGTGGGTTTAACCCATCACTACGCCGGGCTGTCGTTTGGTAATGAAGCCTCGACGCGTAATCAGCATCAGCAGTCCAATCCCAGACTGGCGGCAAAACAGGGGTTGCTGAAGATGAAAGCACTGGCGGATCTCGGCTTTGCGCAAGGAGTGATCCCGCCGCATGAGCGGCCCAATATCGCCGCGCTGCGTCAGCTGGGTTTTAGCGGCAGTGATGCGCAGGTGCTGGCAAAGGCGGCTAAGCAGGCGCCAAAATTGCTGTTGGCGGTGAGTTCCGCTTCGGCGATGTGGGTAGCGAATGCCGCCACCGTCTCGCCCTCGGCGGACAGCGGCGATCGCCGCGTGCATTTCACCGTCGCCAATCTGAATAATAAATTTCACCGGGCGATGGAAGCGCCCACCACCGAGGGATTGCTGAGCGCTATTTTTCGCGATGCGGATTATTTCTCCGTGCATCCGGCGTTACCGCAGGTCGCGCTGTTTGGCGATGAAGGAGCGGCCAACCATAACCGCCTTGGCGCTGAGTATGGCGATCCCGGCGTGCAGCTGTTTGTCTATGGTCGTGAAGAGGCCAGCAGCGGCCTGATCCCGGCGCGCTATCCGGCGCGGCAGACCCGTGAAGCCAGCGAGGCGGTGGCGCGTCTGCATCAGTTACCGGCCAGCAGCACGCTGTTTGCTCAGCAGAATCCGGCGGTGATTGACCAGGGCGTGTTTCATAACGATGTGATTGCGGTCAGTAATCAGCAGGTGCTGTTCTGTCATCAGCACGCTTTTCTGCATCAGCCACAACTGCTGGCGCAGCTGCAACAGCGGGTTAGCGGTTTTTGCGCCATCGAAGTACCGGATCATCGCGTGTCGGTCAGTGATGCGGTCAGCACCTATCTGTTTAACAGCCAGCTGCTGAGCCGTAGCCCGGGTGAGATGCTGCTGGTGCTGCCGGAAGAGGCGCGTCAGCATCCGGGTGTCTGGCGCTATCTGAATGAATTAGTGGCGAGTGGCGGGCCGATCCGCGAGATGAAAGTGTTCGACTTGCGCGAGAGTATGTGTAACGGTGGTGGCCCGGCCTGTTTACGCTTGCGTGTGGTGCTTACTGCGCAGGAGCAGGCCGCGGTGAATCCGGCGGTGATGATGAATGATCATCTGTTCGCCACGCTCAATCAGTGGGTAGATCGCTACTACCGCGACCGTCTCTCTGCCGATGACCTCGCCGATCCACAATTGCTAAGCGAAGGGCGCGAAGCGCTCGATCAGCTGACGAAGCTGCTAGACTTAGGCAATGTGTACGATTTTCAAAAGTAA